The nucleotide window GGcgaaggagaggaggaggcgAAGCTCGGCTGGGGACAGCCCCGTGGCCAGCGGGGTAGCGGGGTCATGGGTGGCCTCCCGCATGGGGGAAGTGAAGAGGGCCCGGAAGAAATCACAGGAGCAGCTCAGGGCCAGGCGCTGaactggagggaaggaggaagaatggtgggaggcagcaggggaCCCTTTGCACTGGGCAGCCCCCTGGGAACTCGGGTGTCCTGGCCCCCTCCCaccacagccccagctctcccgAGGAGACCAGCCCTGTGGGCACCTCCAGCTCCTCATCCGTACCCGGAGCCTCAGCCCCCAGCATGCCTGGCAGGGGACCCGGCtgtcccccgtccccctcctcctcagccccTCCTGGGGGACCCCTACCCCCGGCTCACCTGGGATGACCTCGTCCCCTGCCCAGAGCTGGAGGTCACAGCCCAGGCCGCTGGCATGGAGTTGCTCCATGGCTCTTAGCGTCTCCCACTGCTCCTCCAGGGGCTCGGGACCCCCCTCCTGGGGGTCACTCTCCAGCCGCGGGGCACAGGCAGCCACCACTCGGGGGGCCCCGAGGACCCGGGcagcctcctccacctccttctcccGGCCGTGGGGCACAGTTCCCCCATAGGCGAAGGCAAGCACGGCCCGCCAACCCCACAGCGTGGCCCCAGGTGGCAGGGGGACGCTGGGTGGGGGGCCCTGGCGCAGCTCTCTGGTCCTGCTCTCCAGGAAGCggaggaagaaggagctgaTGGAGGCCAGGACCACGGCATGGGCCATGTCGCCCTCCGGGCCCACAGCCACGTCCACCAGCAGTCCCGCGGTGCGGAGGTGGTCGGCGGTGGCCAGGAAGTGTCTGGCGTGGGCCCCGTCCCGCAGGCTCCactgggctggggctggccccTCTGCAACCCACATCTTGCCTGTGGAACACAGAGTGGGGGGATCACGGTGCCGTCCCCACAGCCAGAGCCTCTGGCCCATGGCAGGGGTCCTGGCTGGGGACACGGggtcctgctgctggcactgccaTAGTGAAAGCCACTGGATCCATCACCGAAGTCCCCCATCTGCCTCATTGCTGAACCCTCAGGATGAAGCCACTGACCCACAGCCAACGCTGCTGCCCCACAGCTCAGTCCGCTGTCGATGATCAAACCCTCTGTCCTATAGCAGAAGCCACCAAGCCCTTCCCTAACCATTGCCCCATAGTCGAAACTACTGGTGCTCCAACAGCGGCAGAGCCGCTGGCACCTGGCACGGCTCCCCAGCAAAGCCACCTGTGCCACCCGTTTGGTGCGTGGCAGCGCCTGCTGTGCGCTGCCTGTCGCGTGTCGCGCTGCCTATTGCATGTCGCAATGCATCGCACTGCGAGTTGTGCCTGACGTTGCACGTCGTGCTCCCTCTTGCACCGCTTACTGTCAGGGTGTGCTGATCCTCGCGTGGCATGCTGCTtggcccccccccaccccatcacGAGTGGCACCTCACGTGTCGCTCGCTGTGTTTGCACGGTGTTGCGCGTCCTCGCTCAAGCCGCGCGCTTTGCAGCCCAGCGTTGTGCTTGCTGTATGCCATGTCCTACATTGCCGCGTGCTGTGCCGTGCCACGCGCTCGTCCCCCCTTACCGCCTGCCGCCGCTCCGGGAAGCTCCTGTGACCCCAGAGGAATTTCCCCGGGTAATTATAGCACAGACAGGGCACGTGGCCTCGgccaggagctgggagaggcCCAGGCAGAGGGAGGTCCGAGGCGCCGGAGTCCCAGGacagggcagcagggacactCGGGTCCCCTGAGGACAGGCAGCGGGGTGGGTGGAAGCTGCCGggagttttttccccctctcgggcagcaggaaggtgcaggcagggctgtaaACTCCAGGTTTTACCCTGGGCAGGCCCTGTTAGGGGTCTCTGGCCCGGCCCTGTTAGGGGTCTCTGGCCCATCAGCCCCCTCCTAAACCTTGCTCACCACCAGAGCCCCGGGTGAAGCAGGGCCCCCTCAAAAGTCCTTGGGTGGGGGAGAAAcaacccccctgctcccccagcaccacGGGTGGTGacacctccaccaccacccgTTGCGCTCCTGAACTGGAGCCCAGCCCCACTGACCCCCACGCTGAAGAGCCGGGGCTCCCCCAGGGAGCACAGGGGGACACCAGCCCCTTGGTCCACCTTGGCCCAGCCCCAAGCACACCCAGGACCATGCTGCaccccctgggacccccacgTGCCCACAGAGAGCACATATCAgggagcagcacagcctgccaTGGCTGTGACCACATGTCCCCCTGTGTCCTCTGTCCCCTCTGCTGTCCTTGAGTCCCCCAATCTCCTTGTCTGCTGTTCCCCTCTCTCCTGTCCCCTCCCCTCACACCTCCCTGTGCTCCCCTACCCCACATCCCTGCTTCCCCTAGTGCCAGTTTTCCCTGTCTCCATTAACTCCAATCCCCATCCCCAAATGTCCTGTCCCTGTACCCTCATATTCCCACGTGCCTGGTTGAATTGTGTCCTCCCGAAGATGATTTCACAGCCTCTCCAAGTCCATTTTTCAGCACTTATCTATCCCAActgtgagaatttttttccttccatctacTTAGAATTTCCCTTTCTGCAACTTGTGCTTGTTATTTCTCATCCTTTACTGTGCACCTGAGCCTGCCTTTTCTGTAACCATTAAGCTGTGAAAAAATGGTATTAGATCAGCCCTCaaccttcttttctccagactgaatGATGCAGTTCTCACCGCTCCTTGTGCATCCTGTGCCTCAACCCTCTACACCTTTTTGGTGGCTTTGCTGGATGTGCCTGTTTGCACACAGAAAATTCAAccagacacagccctgagcaacctgctccaaTTTTGAGGAGGAAGATCTCcaggggtcccttccaacctcagctattCCCCCATTCTAACCCTGAAGCTGTGGGCTCTAGCCTTCCTTAAATGCTTATTGGAGAAAGCCCCCGGGCTCCTGAACACCTTGTTATGGGCAATCTATACCTACTTGCCCCACCCCAACTTCCTCATCATCAACCTAGAGCCAAGTGCCTCTTCAGAAGTTTTGACTCCAAACCCTTACTGATCTTACTCGTCTCAGTGCAGTGCAATCCCAACCCTTGCCAAAAAATCCTGCAGGACCCACTCAAAACTACAAGAACAACTCCCAAAAGACCAGACTGAAAACAGTAATTGTACCTCTCAAGCTTGCATGCACAATATAGACATAGAAGCAAAGTGACTTCCGCATAGAAatttcagcaggagcagcagatgAAGCTTCCTCTCCAACAGCTCCACCTCTTTTGTGTCTCAGCCCGAACACTGTAAACAGCTGGATGACATCAAAATTTTGTGACAACTGCTGATTTGACAGTATCTTTATTACACAACATCTTATTACATACAGCATTCAAAAGACAGTTCGCAGGGGGGAAAGGCTACATTTACAGCTTGGGAGGTCCCGTCAGCCTCCAGCCCTCCTTGTTACCTATCTTCATTAGAGCAGCGGTAATTCCAAACCCCAAACATGCAGTGGTACCGGTCATGTAACTgtgaactggaaaaaacacaTCAAACTGTAAATGATCTATTAGGGCACAAGTACTATACAGTAGATCTCAACAAACTCTGCAATTTTTCCATGAGCTACTCACAGTCCCTTCACCATCAGTGACATTGTTTGccaagagaaatcagaaaagtgactaatttttaaattgtgttctCATCCTTTTAGCTTGCAATTTGAAATACCAATTTCTATAATCCACTACCCCATCTCCTTACATAGGCAATCTTAAATTGCttatttcagtgacaaaagTAACAACCACTGCTTCAAATTCTCATCAGCTCAGCAACTAGGAAAACTGAAGATAAATTCTATTTCACCACAATTACAACTTAAATAAATCCTTCACATCTTTAACACTGAGTCTGAATGcctacagaaaacagagctgcatAAATACCTGCAGGAGTTAATCTACCCTGACAAGATGCCATAGGAGGAACAGCAGCAAGATACAGCTTGTCCCTTAGAGTGCATGGAGAATTCACAAGGCAGATGTTAGATTATATTTTGTGtgtaaaataaatcacatttgtTGCCAAGAAAATACGGATTTCCACAATTAGTTTTTCGTATCTTGCAATTTCAAGTTATGACTGGTAGTTATAATTGGCAGTACTGGGTCAACTCTCTTTTCATTCTGTAAATCAGCTTGATGTTATCTCTGGTGTCCTTCTGtagcagtatttattttagcagACCTGTACAATGGAGCATCAACGAAACTGGCATGAAATGGAATTCAGATGCCGAGATGAATATTTATCAAATAAGCCTGACATCAagattattttacatttttccctaATAGAAAGAGAGAGGGTTCACTTTGTTACAGGCATTATCTACATTTACCTCTTGCACCTAAGACAGCTCCTGTTGCACAGCCTCCTATGAAATAGTTCAAGGGATCCTCTGGTTCCTCTCGGATTTGGGCACTGAGGCAGGTAGTTAAGCCAAACACAGCTCCTAGTGTAGCTGTAAACAAGaggtaaaaaaccaaaccaaaactctTCAAGGAACTGAGAATTACATACAAAGCACATTTTTGAGACGCAAAGTACTGTACAACAGCTCCtctgggaaaaaagaggaaaatgaagcaagatCTGATTTCGATTACCCAGGGGCATCATATCCTAGCCACTATGGTGAGACTCAGCATTATACAAATCCCAGCCGGTTCCTTCTGGTACCTCCTCCGGTCCAGCCATGCAGCCACCTGTGTGCCACGCAGGTTGTGAGCAAGCAGGTCCAGCTCAGCCATTAGCTGGATCCCCAGGAACCCTGCTGTCTGCCAGCACACAAGGCAGGTGCATTCAAATGGCTACGGACAAACACCACCACATCCAGCTTGGTTATTAGCTTAGACTTAATAAGAGCCCTTCCAGATGACACAATGGGGCAGGCCCTGAACAGCCAGATCATAAGAGACGAGAGAAGCAGCTTTCTCTGTAGCACGTTCCCCCAGGGTGTAGGAGAGAGCAGAGCTCTCTTTCAGCTCCGTGCTGAAACTCAGCTCACAGGACCCTGTGAATCCAGCCTCACAGGGAATCAGGTAGAGAAACTCAGATGGGTCTGCTCTCCTTAAGGTTGGTTTGTCCTGGGACTTTactcctctgcctgcctggggctTGCAATGATTTTTGGATAGTAGAAAAATGGAttgagtttttaaattattctttttgtaaACTGATTTTGAAATTGAATTAAGAATTTTGAATTGAACTAAGAAACTGCAAAGTAGCATTGTCTTGTCCACTGAATTACACACCTCATCCCATCAGACCCTACATCAATATAACTGCAAACTTTGGCAAATAACTGCGTCAAGCAAATAcacaaagaagctttttttgtttgtaatacAGGTTCTTGATCACGAAACGTGAAACTGGCTACCAGGCAGCATCCGCAGATTTCAATTCATCTTTCTTGGGAACAACAAAAATGTCCAGGATAAAAATTTTCAATCTCTTTGGTAAACTAGTAAACCGCAAGCTCACGTTACAAACCTCTGcagtttttcagcagaaaatgcaattaTGCTGATCCTAAAATCAACTGAAAAGAGCACTGAggcaacaaaacccacagacCAAGGACTGTATTTCAGCTTCCCTGCTTCCTCTGCTTTGGGCTACAGGAGTCTGGAGGCAAAACACATTACTTCAGACCATGAGGTCTGGCCCCTTAACAGTGGACAGGATAAGGCCTTCCTCAGGTTCAAGAATTGGTAAGAGGATTCAATATGCTGGTTTAGGATTATGGGATTTATTGAAGTCATAATTGGTTACATTATCCAGTCCGTCACAATGACCTTCTATGGCTCAACTCATTACAGGAGATTCCAGGTCCTGTTTTAGAGTTGAACAACTCAAAAATGCAGATCTGAACTGCTTGTGAACCGAACCAGCTTCCGGTTCAGAGCACTAGTGCACAGGGAGAGACAGAGGTGACATAAGCCATTAAATTAGactgaaaaacaagattttggTGAGAAGAAAACTGTGCACTtgctgaggggctgggggacctTCAGCCTTGCGGATCTGCACCTGTATCTGGAATAGCCCCCCGAGTTGCCTGCTTATTCCTTCAGTGTCCACTTTCTCTTGCAAAACAAAGATGATTCAAGACAACTACATGGTTTCTTCTTGGCTACACagcatgatggaaaaaaaaccccacatttattttccttttgccatCAAAACCATTGTGTTTGCTCTTCAAGTGTGATTTATTAAGTGCAATGCCTAAAtatatgaagtaaaaaaacGAGTTTGCTTCCACTGTACTTTTGGCCCTAAACAAGCTGGTTTGCAAATACTAAGTACCTTTTACTCTAGATTGCAAAAAATGCATCACCTAAACTTCAAATAAAGAACATGTCTTTACATAAAGAACATGGGAGGCAGAGACTGCTGCAGATGCATCTTCAGCCTGAGCTGACACGGCTGTCCTTCCATCTCAAGCATTAACCCAGAAGTTCTTTCATTCCCCATCACCCATATTACTGGTGTTACCTTATCCAGCAGAAAATACTACCCACGTGTGCGTAACTTCTAGTCTATTATGGTTTGACATGTAGGTAGTGTGTTAgatgaaatacagcaaaagggAATGTGAACTGTGAAGCTCTGCACATCTCTCAAGTCATTGTACCACTGCGGCTCTTGGGTTCCGTCCTTAAAACAACCATCTGCCTCCGAGGCGTGCGGAGGAGGAACACCAACCAGTACCGAGCACAAAGTCAAAGGCAGAGGTGGACTCGCCGGAGGCAGGCAAAGGCAGGGCGGCCCGGGAGACCGACCGACCGATGGGGAAGCGCCCGCCCGCGGGTCGCCGCCACCGCCGGCCGGAGGGGACGGCGGCCCGGGGCCCTTACCCATGGTGACGCTGTCCGCGGCTGCCATCTGCAAAGCGGCCAGGGCCGAGTTGGGCTGCAGCAGTATAATGCGGTAGGCCGTCCCGACCAAGCCTGCAACACAGGACGGCGTCAGTCAGCGGAGCCGCGGCCGGCGGTGACGGGGCGGCCGGCGGTGACGGGGCTCCCGCCGGTACCGCCTCGTAACCGCCCGGGCCCCGCTTCGCCGCCGCCCTCCCGACCCCCTCAGCCGCGGACGCCCCGATCCTCACCCGCGGCGGCGCCGACGCGGGTGGTGAGCCAGGTGCGGCGCGGGCACTCCTCACCCTCGGGGCCGTCCCAGTAGCCCGCCATGGCGCCGCAAGGGCACAGGCGCAAGCGACGGCGAACTCTCGCGAGAGGacggcgcggccccgccccgccccgccccggccgccaTGTCGGCGCCGCACCGCCCTGAAGGCTGGGCGGGAGGCGGCGTCTGGCACGGCGGGGAAGGCGGCGCCGGGGCAGGCCGAGCGAGCTTGAGGTGCTGCCGCCGGTACCGGGGTTACCGCAGCACGGCGCGGTCCCCCGGCCACGGACCTCGTCCCGGCGCTCCCCGGTGCCCGCCGTCCTGCCGCCGGCTGGCGGCCGCTCGAGGGGGCCCTTGGAAATCCGTCAGAGAAGCAATGGCGTTTCACGTTTTCAGCTCGCACCCAGTCCGTGGCTCTTAAGGGGCCTTCAGATCTTGCAGCTCTGTGTCTAAACCCAAACGACATACGTTTCCCGTAGCTCGGatcctttaatttttcaatgctggctgttttggggtggtttgtggggttttgccgtttttgtttggttttgtgtgtgtagtAGCTACAATTATAACTAAATAGTACTTGGATAATTTTTTATGAATTTTCAAGACTCTATTCTAATTCTCTGGCTGTCTCCATATACTTGTATCTCCattatttcagaaggaaaaaataaggatgTTTCGACACACCTACCTAGGCCACACTGTAGTGTAGGCTGtactgtatgtatttatttttccagttgttcTCAGTTTGCTAATAAAAACATTCAACAACTCACTACCATGCTTCCTCAGTGACATCCCTTCAAGCCAAGCTCTTCCAGTTCTGTTTTCCCCACCACTGAAACAACTCCAGCAGCTGAATGGAAGAAGGCCGTAACTGGATTGATGCTTAGCTCAAgctttctctcacccatctaCTTCTCTTTCACCTTTATGTGAAAATCTCATTAAATACTTTGTGCATTTCCCAGTTATGCTGGAGTCCTCTACAGCACCCCTTTTCTGGGATAGGAGCTCAAAGCAGCTCACTACTGCCCCCAAATTATCCCAGTAAATAGCTGTTTGTTACCAGCACTTACAACTACTCTACTTCCTAGGACAGCACTGGGGGATGCCAGGTGGCAGCGAGGTCCGAACTTTCCCAGCCTTGCCAGCGGGGAGAGAATGGGGGACAGCCAGGGATCACAGGACTGTAGCAATCTGTGACTCGGCCCCTGGCTTTGGCATACCAGAGAGCTGCTGCGGTGGCAGCACATCGTCTTCATTCCAGATCTGGCTCAAGCATTGGTTTTAGAATGAGTTGGTATGGGGTATATTAGTGACAGAGTGAGGCTCAGTCTGGTCTTGCACTGTCCCTTGTAGCAAGGACACTCTACTGATTCCTCTGTGCCCCCAAAAGTGGCTGTTcttacaaacacaaaaccaaatgcaCCGATCAAGTACTCACTGGCAGTTTATTAAAGAAAGCAGTTTATAGGGCAGCTTTATTCCTCCTGCCAAGTCCCTTCTAAGCACATCTGACAACGGGCTGTGTGACTGTTTGGAGAGCAGGACTAGAAAAGCCATGGCTGCATGGCAGCACATGGTGCAAATGCTCATT belongs to Aquila chrysaetos chrysaetos chromosome 12, bAquChr1.4, whole genome shotgun sequence and includes:
- the NDUFA11 gene encoding NADH dehydrogenase [ubiquinone] 1 alpha subcomplex subunit 11; translated protein: MAGYWDGPEGEECPRRTWLTTRVGAAAGLVGTAYRIILLQPNSALAALQMAAADSVTMATLGAVFGLTTCLSAQIREEPEDPLNYFIGGCATGAVLGARVHSYMTGTTACLGFGITAALMKIGNKEGWRLTGPPKL